GCTTGAGCAAAGGATttattacagtagctacatttgtgaggtttttctcctgtatgaatcatttcatgttgtttgagTACTTGAGCATAAGTAAAgcttttgttgcagtagctacaattgtgaggtttttctcctgtatgaatcatttcatgttgtttgagTACTTGAGCATaagtaaagcccttgttgcagtagctacaattgtgaggtttttctcctgtatgaatcatttcatgttgtttgagTACTTGAGCATAAGTAAAGCttttgttacagtagctacatttgtgaggtttttctcctgtatggatcatttcatgttgtttgagTACTTGAGCATAAGTAAAgcttttgttgcagtagctacaaTTGTGAGGCTTTTCACCTGTATGGGTcatttcatgtcgtttcttgtcACCTGTTGTATGAAAGCTTTTGTggcagtagctacatttgtgaggcttttctcctgtatggatcatttcatgttgtttgagTACTTGAGCATAAGTAAAGCTTTTGTTGCAGAAGCTACAATTGTGAGGCTTTTCACCAGTATGAATTAATTCATGTCGTTTCTTGTTTCCCATTGAGCTAAACGTTttattacagtagctacatttatgaggcttTTCACCTGTATGGGTcatttcatgtcgtttcttgttATATGCCTGAGTAAAGCCCTTGTGGCAGTAGTTACATTTGTGAGGcttttctcctgtatggatcatttcatgatttttcttaaaacatgcaaatgtaaatgttttactgcagtagctacatttgtgaggtttttctcctgtgtaGGTCAATTCATGACTTTTCTTGTTGCACAATAAACTAAAAGCTttattgcagtagctacatttgtgagGTCTTTCACCTTTCACATCTGACAACTCATGCTGCTGCTTATTGCAATACTTGCATACTGGCATAGTcttattttgtaatttgtaaGCAGTTACATGTAGCTTTGAAGTGTCAAAATCACACTGATTCTGGCACACCTCTGTTAGTTTTCTGTCTTGATGATCATCAGCATTAGTCATTGATTCTTGCTGAAGATTTATAACACCTGTCCCTTGTAATGGATCTTGATCTTCTGTCGTCTGACTTTCCACATCAAAGTTTGTTGATTCTTTGATATTTTGGTAAAGCCTACTACACCCAGATTTTGGTGGCATGTTAGGATTGGTATACCAGTATGGCTTGATCTTCAGCTCATGATGCCTGAGATGGGAGAAGTAGCGAGGAATGTCTCCTGGACGGAATTTCATCTGGCAGTATTTGCACACTAAGTGAATTGATAAGTTCCATTGGTGCTTTTGTGTACTTGAAGCCATTGTATCTAGTAATAAAACATTTGGAATAGTTTTAAGATTTATTATGATAACATTATGGTTGTTCAATAAAATGGGCTGTTCTTTGACAAGATTCTTGGATCAGGTGGGGGAGGGAATACTATAACCATATGGGAACATACAAATGTACCACAAAATTGGTTCACatatcaatggcccctttttctaggccaattttggtgtaTGGAtggtatatttttttcaaaattttctcatccCCCCATAGCTCAATTTTGCCAACTGTACTAGCCCAAATTGTCCAAGTTTGTCAACATTGTGggggaaaattgtaaaaactttcacaatttttatttaatttttgacttttggtatgagggagatgggtccaaatttctatGAAAACTGGTATAAATAGTGGTGGGTTACGGAATCCTGATGCTTcaatttcttagggaacaggcttacttgatgcagtatgatctcctgagcattttgacaccatctcggccaaaaaatgagttggtgccggccagAACAAGTATTTGAACAGGGGGGGGTCTgtgggggtctgaaaatcaatatttttgacaataatcattattatatgcctaattctgttaaagttgatgctgatttgtatgtaattgatgtctagaattccatttatgaaagttacataaaaattggagttgtcgttttcttaaaatggctgttttatgTCCAAATATGAATGTGAGGGCGCCTTGGGTATGTTAGTTCATTAAAGTACATCATACAATCATTTGAAtaatagaattttgaaaaaaaattacggcGTCTTcattaggaaatgttacaatattgctttgtcTGTTTGTTGTCAAAATGATGACTCTTttcaaatttgtgaatatattggccccatatttataaatattctaTGTACTTAGAATTTAATGATAACTCagacaaaatatattaaaaacaatattaaactGATAAGTAAATgattaaacaaacaagtaaacaaacaaacagccaCTAATTTTAAACTAACACAAAAAAAAGCTGTTCTGTTATGACATTACCTTTAACATAGATTTCCACTGGATCCAAAACTGGATATTCACAACAGAGCCCAACAGTACTGTTATAGCAGTAGGTTGGGATGATGATACTCAGCTCAGTTTTTGTCTTGAAGTCACTTTAGTTGGTGAATAACCCAAGGAATGATGATGGTTTCTCATATAAAGACAAGATAGTTGGATGCAGATAAACCTTTCCTCAAAGCTGAAATATCACTGATAGTACTTCCTTCTTCACTCAAATGTTAGACTGGTATGCGACATGGATGCATGTAAGCTAGGCATGTAAGGCACACATGTGGAGTATATGCAtgcacagggttgccaaaagatttcagcccgaatcacgggtcaaataattgaaaagtctcCCAATtcttctcttaaccattggtgtctatgggacaggaaactatcggaagtcgcgggagccaatgttgaaataattgaaaagtcgcccaaattcttttttaaccattggttttctatgggacaggaaattgtcacgggaaaaatcttcaaaagtctcccaattgggctaccaaatggcgtgtttggcaaccctgtgcaTGCATCTGCTTTCTTGATGAATCAATTATATTGAttgtttcatttcaacagaaatttcacattatatcTGTGTGGTTTGTTGCTTATGACTCACCAAATTGATCAAACAGAATCAATATTATCTATTTCTTAGTGATATATGGGATTTGGTTATGCCTAGGGTGCAAATGGCCATCAATAACATCTcagcaaacaaaatatttttcaagaaCACTTCACAAAAGATTAGAAAAAAGTTGCCAGTTGGTAGTAGCAGtggctcaaatattgagacaataaAGGTGACAtgcaagaggaatggtatgggttctgtaAAGGATATCCCAAGGCTTAATATAAGGGGTGCCATTTCCATCACTTAtatttgatgcgatcaagcaaaatcagttggaactccgaatgattgattttgagatatagccaaacaaaggaaatatttccttttgattccttctgttttggaaactctttgactgttcatatctttggaactgttaactggttgttcaatttcattgaggtttctgcaaaatccagatttgtaaatgctttttactatcctgagctataagaaactgaacatttttaaatattaaaatatttccgatttccaactgattttgctttatcGTATCACATGTGCAGAATTATTCTCAGGAGGGAAAAACTGTCTGAAACTTTCTTTTTGATACATAATTGGccttatctcaagaaccacaagacataTGGAGATAAATGCGATTGGCTTCCCTGTAAgaccaatgtattaatattaagaacgGTATCAAGTTAGggtagtttttttaatttttcctttttttcatttaatttacaaataatatCTGTAACCGAGATATTTGCTAAAAATGAAGATAAAtttagtcatcacaaaagaatAAAAACCTCTTCAGGTTtttaggtattgtttttttatttagtcactatcaaaatatcaatatgaaatagctcatataattttattttatagtCCTTTCCATTGTATCATGTATGTTTGATGAGAGTGTGTTTTTGAGAATGTTGTTTTCTTCATTATGTCATTGCGTCTGTGTGTTTTGCAAATGTTTCAGTAGctacattttttacatttatgGGGTTTTCTTGTGAATGGAttttttcatgttgtttcttctgCCCTGCTTGAGTAAAGGATTTATTGCAGAAGCtacatttgtgaccgtccaccacgaatgagccataaatgtcctcaattgtattctgagttacagtgtaaaatgggcatgaaggtcatattcatatttcaatttggtgctacgtgtatctcattaaatttacggctcattcgtggtggacggtcacatttgtgaggtttttctccagtATGAATTAACTCATGTCGTTTCTTGTTTCCCATTAAGCTAAAGGTTttattacagtagctacatttatgaggtttttcacCTGTATGGGTTATTTCATGCTGTTTCTTTTCGCCCTGCTGTAGCAAAgcttttgttgcagtagctacatttatgaggtttttctcccGTATGAGTCATTTCATGTCCCTTGAGTACTTGAGCAAAAGTAAAgcttttgttgcagtagctacatttgtgaggcttttctcctgtatggatcaattcatgttgTTTTTTGTGCACTGCTTGAGTAAAAGTTttattgcagtagctacatttgtgagGCTTTTCCCCTGTATGGTGCATTTCATGTATTTTGAGTAAAGATGCAAAAATATAGCTCttattgcagtagctacatttatgaggtgcTTCTCCAGTATGAATTAATTCATGTACTTTCTTCTGCCCTGCTTGAGCAAAGGATTTGTTACAGTAACTACATTTGTGAgatttttctcctgtatggatcaattcatgttgTTTCTTCTGCCCTGCTTGAGCAAAGGATTTGTACTACATTTGTGAgatttttctcctgtatggatcaattcatgttgTTTCTTCTGCCCTGCTTGAGCAAAGGATTTGTTACAGcagctacatttatgaggcttTTCCCCTGTATCATTTCATGTGTTTTGAGTACATGAGCATAAGTAAATtgtttgttgcagtagctacatttgtaAGGTTTTTCTCCAGTATGAATTAATGCATGTTTATTCTTGTTTCCCAATAAGCTAaaagttttgttgcagtagcAACATTTGTGAGGCTTTTCCCCTGTATGGGATATTTCATGTGTTTTGAGCATGGAAGCACTACTAAAgcttttgttgcagtagctgcagtTGTGAAGTGCTTCGCCCATATGAATtaattcatgttgtttcttgtttccTGCTTTAACAAAGGTTTTATggcagtaactacatttataaggtttttctcctgtgtgtgtcatttcatgttctttcttgcTATGTGCCTGAGTAAAGCCTTTGTGGCAGTAACTACATTTgtaaggtttttctcctgtatgaatcaattCATGACTTTTTTTGTTGCACAATAAACTAAAAgctttgttgcagtagctgcatttgtgaggctTTCCACCTGTATGTAACAACTCATGTTCTTTTTTGTTGCCTAAATGACTGAAGGTTTTGCTGCAGTAGCCACATTTATATTTTCCATTAATGTTCTTGAACATTGATTCCTTTTCCCCATTGTTCAACTGGTGTCCACTCTCTTCAAAGATCTTAAGGTAACTTTCTCCTTTGTGTTTCATTGATTCATGCTTTCGCTTTACGGCAATGTGCAGAAATTGTTTACTGCAATATTTACATGTAATCGTATTGCGCAATTTGTAATCGGCAGTTCCCTTTAGTGTTCATATCACAATTCTCATACATTTCTTTTAAGTGTATATCCTGATGATTAGGATTATTCATTGATTCAAGTTTGATAAAAGTTGTCCCTTGGAATGGATCTTGATATTCAGTCTTCTGACTCTCTGCATCAAAGTTGATTGATTCTTTGATA
Above is a window of Amphiura filiformis chromosome 7, Afil_fr2py, whole genome shotgun sequence DNA encoding:
- the LOC140157111 gene encoding uncharacterized protein — protein: MASSTQKHQWNLSIHLVCKYCQMKFRPGDIPRYFSHLRHHELKIKPYWYTNPNMPPKSGCSRLYQNIKESTNFDVESQTTEDQDPLQGTGVINLQQESMTNADDHQDRKLTEVCQNQCDFDTSKLHVTAYKLQNKTMPVCKYCNKQQHELSDVKGERPHKCSYCNKAFSLLCNKKSHELTYTGEKPHKCSYCSKTFTFACFKKNHEMIHTGEKPHKCNYCHKGFTQAYNKKRHEMTHTGEKPHKCSYCNKTFSSMGNKKRHELIHTGEKPHNCSFCNKSFTYAQVLKQHEMIHTGEKPHKCSYCHKSFHTTGDKKRHEMTHTGEKPHNCSYCNKSFTYAQVLKQHEMIHTGEKPHKCSYCNKSFTYAQVLKQHEMIHTGEKPHNCSYCNKGFTYAQVLKQHEMIHTGEKPHNCSYCNKSFTYAQVLKQHEMIHTGEKPHKCSYCNKSFAQAGQKKQHEKIHS